The genomic stretch CAACCCGAACTTGGAATACTTCGAAGTTCGTCCCCCAACTTGACGCTCTGAGCGGTTTATCCTATAGTTACTGCCGGCGCCGAAAAGCCCTCCACGGCTACGTCTGCTCGTAGGGCTATTTCTGCGAGCCTGAGCTAGGATAGACTGAGGCGATTTCGGAGGAGTAAATGTTTTTGGATGATTCCTTCGGTGGCCCCCCATTTTCCTCGGAGCACGCCTCCGGGAGATTCTGTTCGCCGATGCCATGTTCTTTGCAAATGCGACTAGATATAATATGGCGAAGAGAAAGTGCGAAAATCAGCCTAATTTAAAGAGTGGCGACGATATGATATTCGTAATAATAGATGGTACTGAAGTACTTGCTGTATCTGGCCCCGAGTTCGGCTGCTATCACAGCTACCAACATCAAGGGATTGAtaagggagagaaagagcGATGGCCGACACAAACGGTGAAACTAGAAGATGTCGCCATGACGTGGACATGTAGCTTGACGTAGCCCTGTTAATAATCCATTATTGGGAGTTAAGCCTCGCGGCGTTCAATCGTGGGAGTATGGTTTATGCATAAGTAGTATGCCCAGATGCGCTCAGCGATCTTCACTTTTCTGCCCAAAATCCTCGCGTATCAATTCCGAGCGGTCGCCGATTCCGCGGGGAACTGGTGGCTGAGGACTGTGGCTGGTGTCTGTGGAGTATGTGTGCCTAAGGTGTCAGCAACATTTGGTGGGAAAGGATAGGCCTCTTGAGGACGTCATATTGCTCGGGATTATCTGGCAGGGACAAATCATGGAACTCAACACTCTCAAGATGAATGCTGGTGAGACGAGGATATCACCGCCTGGCTTACTGAATACTCGGTCAGGTACTCACAACGGTCAAAATTTCAACTCACTTTTGCCGGTTAGTATAGAGTACTATACCCTGCCAGCCTGAAAGCGCTAACCAATGACTATTTGAATGATAGTGTTATAGCTGCTATTTTACACCACGAATGGAAGCGCTTTGTTAGCCTAGCTATAATAATCGACACACCGCGTGACATAAGTACTATCTGTCAGCCATACAGCCGCACCAAGACAAACTTATCGCCATCGAAATACACTGTATACAATGGTAGTAGCCAGATGGTATCATAACGGTATTGAGCAACGGAGCACACACTATGTAAGACGGATGTACCTCATGGGAGTGAGCTCTTGTTCAAGGTTTAGCTCGCTTAACTGATTCAAGTAAGAAGCACTTGACCAGGCTGGACGAAGTATACTAAGGTGCAATTAGCTTACGGAATACGGTTGGCTGCCTACGATTTTGCACCATGCCGATACAATACAGGTCCTGGTTCCGTTCGTTGAACTACTTCCCTCTATAGCTGTTGAAGAGGCGTCGAAGGATCCGTATGCAGCTGGAGAAACACCTATAGTTGCTCTGAACGAAAACACATCCAGCCATTCAACCATTCCTTACTCAACAGTTAAAGATCAACTGATCTCTACTTCATACTCGAAGGGACTCGCGCGATGCATGGACAATTCATATTCAATGATTCGTTGTCGCCTTCCTGACCGCAGATCGCGGAAGGCAATCCTTAGGATGGCAGTGTTATTCATATCGGAACCGCAATTGGATGGCGAAATCGAAGTCATTCCCGCCGTCCTGTATAGAAGGTGACGTAGGGCTTGGAAATCCCTAAAGAgactcctttctttctggcCTCAGTCCGAGGTTTATCCAGCGCCAACACAAAAAGACATACCTAGTAGCTATTTCAGTTATGTCTGACTACAGAAACCTAGATTTACATACTGTAGCTTctcctttcattcttgttgGTTTCCATTCTTCTGATTTGGCCGCCCGTCCCACAAAGGCTGCAAGGCATTGTGGTATTTGTAATATGCAGGCCGTTTTGTAAACGGCGAGTTTTCAATGTCCTCCTCGACCTTACATTAAACCCGGGGCACTAGTTGGACACGATGTTAAGACCAACGACATGAAGATACTGTCATTCGACGAGCTCTTTTGAAACTAATCAAGATAAAGCTCCTTGCAGACTGAATTAGTAACATTCTGTGTACGAATGACAAAACATGAACAGTAGATGTTAGCGCCTCTACTGACAAAAGCAAGTTGCGCTTCGTTTCCGCGAAGAACGCTGGAAATAAAGCCTTTGTGTATTCATTGCTTCATAGGTTTACTTCATATGGTTGTATGTAGATATAGCATTATGTTTTGAAAGATAGTAAATCTACGAACAATAGCAAGTTTAGGCGTCTATAAGTCATGGTATGCACTATATACTGCTAGATGATGAACTGAATGTCGATATAATACTTTATTTCACCATAAACGAAGCTAGACAGTATATAATTAAGCTCCGTATAGTctataaaaagaaaaaaggacaaaagagGTAATTACTAGCGCGACAGACAAGCCAAGGTCTGCCTACGCAACCAACCAATGAATCCATAATTCAAACGGAATACAATGATTCACACGGGATAAAGTGGTCTTTTGCCCTACAAGACAACCGTGAAAAAACCAGTAAAGGATCATCATAGCTCTCCATATCTAGGATGCAAACACCGGCGGCCGAGACTACAACCGAAACACCTACGCTGTGAATATAAACAGTGCAGACAAGAGTAAGAATTAGATAAAGGGGCTAATATGTATTGAATCTTGCATCAACATCTTTATCAAAGTGGTCAGTTCGAGATATTGTCCCCAAAAAGTACATGATGCGCACTTCTATGATATTGCCATGTGATTTGTCAAGCGTTGCTATCCAGCCCATGGTATCCCGAAGCAACGGAGTCTAGGGGAGCAGCCCTAGAGGGCAGTAGGACAGAATAAGAGACACTCTTATCCCCGGGAACCTTAGCCCACAGGGGTAATAGGgggtatactccgtacgatGTACAGATATCTGATCTCAAGGATCTACCCGGCACGAGGGAGAGACATGTCAATGTAGGGTGAGGTGGGCACCTGCCAACACGCTGCGATCGATCTTCGAGCATGAGATCTAAAGTCTGTTGGTTCTTGATCATGTCTAAGATTTCAAATTGTTGTTTGGTTTATAGAGTTTGCTTGGGTTGGTCCGAATCGTGCATGTTGAAAGTTAAATTAAGTCGCTTATCAATGACTACTATACATAACTTTGAACGATAAGCCATTGAGGGTTCAAGGTTGAGATTGGATACTCCTCAGCCGGACATGTCCGACCCGAGCCCAGCCGATTGTGATAGGAATGGTTAATCGAAGCGAGAGGTACATAACGAATGTATAACAAAAATTAAATTCTCTAAAGTATTTTCTTTATGATAGGATTGATAGTACTCTGGAGACTCAAAGCATCTCGGTAATGTCCATTATTCCCATCAAACGGTGGTGGCAGGAACGGGAATATAAATAGGGTCgactgtactccgtacagctGGCAACTTGACCAAAGTGGTATGCAAGACGTTGATCGCCGAAAGAAGACCAGCCATATTGATCTTGGCAGATCGAGCTCCTTACCGATGTTCTCAACTTTAACCGCCAGGTCAACTGAACTCGGGTAGTGGCGTGTtgaggaaaaaataaaaaaaaaaaaaaaaaaaaaaaaaaaaaaaaaggtagTTAGGCAATCACCCAGGCTGCAGCGCCGCCATGTCAGGGGTGATGACCATTATTCATCGAGCGTATGCACAATGTACAGCTATTCCTGCGGGATTACACCGCAGGCCGCTAGTTCGCTGCAGGTCCCAATGCTCGCGTGCAGCACTAGCCATCTTCGGTTCGCATTGTTTGCTAGGTGTTACTGTCAGGACTTAGGAATCATGCCGACCGTGAAGAGAATCGttgtggggaaagaaatcgTCTGATGGGACTGGAATAACTGGTTTTAGTAGCTTCATTATTAAACGTCACGGAGCAACCTCGGAAAGGGACCCCATATCAAATTTCCCTGGAGCATGCTGACGCCCTGAAAGTGAGTGAATAGTAGTGCTGACCGGGAGTTTCAAGCCCCATCAGGCTGAGCACAGTCACAGTATTATTGGGCGGATCAACCCAGGCAAGACAGGGGCAACTTGGAACCAGTTGAGAGTCTAGAATGTCGCCTCATGTCCGATTGCCTGAATATGGTTATGCCCAAACGGGTAATATTAGCTGGAGTCGGTCACGGGGAAAGGGCGATGGAAATTGAATGCTTTAGCGGTCTAGAGAGAATAAATAGTCTTTTTCACTTCCCTCAGTCCTCAATTAAATATTCCGAAACTAACGGTTGGAACTGTAATCGTTAACGTCATCATTTGTCCGTTTTCTGTCAATACGAATAGAATTGATAATCTTCAATTGAAATAAttccattttttttttaaaaaaaaaaaaaaaaaaaagtaggAAAATGGAGTGTTGACGCCTCTTCCGGGGAAGATGGTGCCCTGGGTATCTAATTCAAGGAAACGCCGAACGCGTACGAGGTTTATAGTAAAAAGTACCACCTAGGATGTCGTCATTCGGTTCCGTCGTTCTCCAGTCTTTAAGCCCGTGGGGGCAGAGCCgatcgaagaggaggctgGAGGCTGGAGCTGAGAAAATCCAAGAATCCCAAACTAAAAAATTGGCCTGACTTTGGGGCGAGAGGTCACTGGTTGGACGACGGGAATCGAGAGCGACCCCAGTTGAAAGGGAGTCCGAGGGTAGTGAGTAGTCTAACTGTCTACGTCGTCTCGTAGGAGTATACCTAAGTTCTGACTAGGGTAGTAACCAGGGTCAGTCTTGTCGTCACCAAATGCGGTTTGGATCGGCGTCAGACCTCGTAAGGAGTTTCGATTTTATTCAAACCTTATGCTTTGAATTGTCTGTTGTTCGTTTCGATTCTCCTCCATCCGCTCTGTCAAGGAAGGAGACAACAAACCCTTTGGTCACGGAGCGTGATGGTTCTTCTCATGCTGGGAGAAGGACATAGTACGATGGATACTACCTGACTGGGCCAAAGAGGagctgtacggagtactactaTAGgtcaaaaagggaaaaagaggagaCGGGCTGCAAGTCAGaccaaccaaaaccagccaGCAAATAGATCGTGCTCAAATTAAATGATGGAGCCAGACGATCCACGGAAAGAGAGACGGCCGTTCCTTGTCTTTGGAACCAATGACGCTCCACGGCGGGCTTAATTCGTCGAACATTGAGATCAATCATCTTGGGAATATCACTTACACTTTGCATGTTTCCCTGGGGTAGTAGGGTTACGCTTTTCCGTTGTAGATGTCGAGTCAGGTACACAGACATACGCCTTTTGCAGTTCCATTGTTCTTTTGTATACTCTTTCCGTTTTCAAATTTCTTCCCTTCCGGTCATTTTGGTTACTTGTCCCACCTCCGGGAAAGGTACCGGTTTGATTCGTAGTATCGGATGTATATCCATCGTACGTCAACTTTGTTTCTGGTAGTTCTGTAATTATTGTATGTACACTTTGCCTTGACAACCATGGCAACTGCAAAAAATCACCTCACTCACCATACCCTGCCCTACACAGTTCCAGAATTCCGAGTCCCCTCGTTAATCCACCCATACACATCTGACACACACACAACCCTATCCTGAAGTATAACGATAAACCGAGGATAGTCAACGGATTTCCTAGGATGGTAGTAGCCTTGCACAGCTATCCATGTCTGCCTCATCTGTATTCCTTCACCAACCGGCGTTGTCTCCACCAGAACGAGACATTAGCACTTGAAAAGTGGAGGACGATCGGACTGCGAGGCTTTTTGATTTGATTAAACCGTATGGCTCTTTTTTGGTTGGCCGCAGCCTGATCGAATTATTACCCGGAACGGATTAAAAGTACCTGTACTAACTGTTATTTTTCCCAGCAGATCCGGATCTCGTTTTATAGGTATTTTCATAATTCATTCAAATAAAAATTTTGTAGTGTAAAAAAGAGGTCCCCATTCAGTGGATCTGCGGATacataaaaaaaagacagtaaaaaaaaaaaacctgTCAAATCATTACTAAATTAccaacagagaaaaagaaaaacataaGAAAAAATCCCCTCTCTTTGCAACCAATCCTTCAGTCGAAgttgatattcttctccttctttcacaacgctcttcttctccagcttgacTGCCAACTCGTCTCTGTGTCTCAGGTCAAAGAACAGTCGATCATAAAGGGCTTTCGAGGCAGGTCGCACTGTACGCATTCCTCCACTTTCTCCCTTTGTCCAGGAGAGCTCCCATCAGAACCTTCCTACCAACCTTCGACCACCTTCCCACTCGCCCTATATTCGTTCAAACCTCCTCGcctctttgtctttctcctgTGGTCGTCAATTACAAAGATAGAGGATTATGCTCtagtttcctgtttctgtattttattttattttaatttctttccCGAGGGTTTCATTCATAaatttcttctctcttaGCGAGGTGGCCTTCTAGCTTCGGCTTCAAATGAGCTTGTGGAGGCGTACATTCATCGGCCAATCGATCCCTACCGAACCCCTCCACTCCAACATTCCGGACGGCTCCCAAATATCTGGACATCGCCCCAGAGGGTTGCCTGGCAGCTTGTGTTGAATGGTTGCTAGGATCACAGCGTTGCTGACATGAGTTGGGATCACCCTGTCCACAGGTATGTTGGTCAATCTATCTACGCCGTTCCTAAGTTCTTTGCCCCCAGGCGGGGTTTGCTCCTACACCCACTAGTTCTGTATCGAAATACTGTGGCAGATTCTGTCGTCTTGCCTAAATTGTCTCGAATCACATTGTTCCTACATTTTGTTGGGGCGTACACCCAATTGAGGCTGTTGGGGAATTGGTTTTGTGGTTCGCGGAGCTCCAAACGAGCTCCGTCTCATTACTCCGAAAGATGAAGCTGACCGATCtgttcagcttcagcttTTCCCACGGCGAACCTCAGACACCTACGAGGACTCCTCCGACCACAGTCTTCGACGATTCAGCCTTCCAAACCCCCAAGCTCGAatcgagcttcttcgacccCAGAGTCACCTGGGACACCTCGGATCCATATGCTTCGAGCCCAGAGTTCCTCCGAACCCCCCAGAAGTTCGGACTGAGTACCCCTTTGAATAACCCCCTCCGACTGCCAAACACGGGCGCAGAGTCAGACAATGGGCGGAATCTGAAGGAATCGGAACAGGAGACGGATACAGCCAAGCGCATCCGGGCGATCAAACCCAATGGAAattttgaagaagaaggtccCCGGACGGTGGAATCAACTAAATCGGCTGCCTCCATGCAGACCCCGCCGCCCAGCAGTGCTTCCAGGAGAAAGGTGACCGGGCTGGAGAATGTCAGCGGAACAGGGCGACGGCCGTCAGCCTCGAGTGCCATCGGTGGGCACCTCGAGACTCCAAGTCGTTTGATGGGAGCCTCCCCCAGGCTGTTTGGCGATCTTCAAACGTCTCCGGACCCCTTCCAGCTGGCCGGCATTGATGCATCCGCgtcgcctttctttcctcagcaGAGATTGTTCTGGGATCATGACCTCGAGCCACAAGGCGGGGACTTGGGCTTGTCCGGAAGTAGTACTGACTTCTTTGACTCCCATACGACTGATTCATTTCACATGAACCCGGCCTTTTCTCAGGCCCCTCACATCCCGCAGTTGCCGTCGATTGAGGGAACCCTAGATCTGCCGGaattcaacaccaacacGTATGCTTTCACCTCTGCGGCACCCACCGACGCTGCCCTGTTTCCCGCTCCTTTCTCGACCTCCCCCCGTATGCCCATTCACAAGGCTGAAGACCCAGCCATGTTTCTGAGTTCTCCGGCCCGTCGCTTCGGAGGACCCCAGCCTACTCCGGACAAGAGACTTTTCTCGAGATCGGGACGTCAGCCCTACCATCACCAGACTGAAGAATCCAAAAGGGAGCAGCTTCGACGCACGCAGAGTGTGCACCAGAAGCTGCCCACGTAcgtcgatgacgatgacgatgatttCACCCCTCGGCAGGCACGACCGACGCTGACTCGGAGTCTCACCCAGAGTGCTATATCCGCACAGCGTCCCGGGTTCGGTGGAATGATGTCGTCTTCGTGCGGTATCCGGAAGAGCCCTTCTAAGAGATCATCTCCTACTAAACCCCAGCGGCAGCCATTACAGCGCTCCAACTCAGTCGCTGCTGGTCTTCCCAGGCGCTCCCAGTCCGTTGTCCTTCGGATAGGCAGGGACGGTAGAGCTAAGGCAGAGATGCAACCCGTCACCGAAGCCCCTACTGGGCTGTCAGACCCTCTCACCGGGATGGACTTGGATGGTTCGACGACCGAAAGCGAGTATGACTCGACAGAGGTTTCGGAGTATCCCACCGTTTCCAGCCGTAATCCCTCGATAACCTTCTCTGACTCGGGCTCCCGACCACACTCCAAGGGCTCCTACACCTCTACTGCGGCTTCATCCCAATCCGGCCGGGCATCGCCTTGGAACGGATCCTCTCGGGGTCTAGCCAGAAGGCCAACTTATAGACAGGGGCTGGACGACTGGAAGCGCACGCCAAAACGGCAATCCATGATCATCCCGTCCGACATGGCCTACCGCAGCGCCAGTTCTATACCGGCACCCCTGGCTGATTCCGAAGAAGAATCCGGTGATGCCCAGCATGCACTCCGAAAGGTACTCCAGGAGAGGGGCCGCATTCCTCGATCCCACACTGTCAACTTCGGCTCACGGGTCAACCGATCGTCACGCTCCTTGGCGCATCTCCGCTCCTCACCACCCCGATTTGGAGCCGAATTGGATCTCAATCTTCAGGCCCCAAACACGTCCCCCACGACCATGACGGATCCTGATCTGGCAACCCCAAGCACCGACCGATACAGCAATCCGAGCAATGGAACCAGATGTATCTGTAATTCCATGGACAATGGTGGccacttgatgattcaatgGTATCTACCCCCTTCACGAAGCCTTGCAACCAAACCAATGTACTGATCTGATACAGTGAATCGTGCAGCCATTGGCTACATACCAAATGTGTCGGTCTGGAGCGAGCCAACTTGCCATCGGTCTACGTCTGTGTCTTCTGTACTCATActccttctcgaagaaatcgCATCCGGGTCCCCGTCGGGAGCGTTGGCCATGCACCAACGTCGCCATTGGCCCACAAATCCTACCGATTCCGATAAAGTAATTATGACGATGAACCCCACATCCGCAGGCAAGCAAGCCAACAGCTTGCGCGCCTATTATGGATAGATCATGACACGATTCGCGTCAGCTTTTTCTCTCGGCCCTCACGATGGGGTCCCGAGACTGACGACCACactctttcttgttttcctttccttcttttttttttttgtttcttaaCGGGTCTCCTTTGTTCGTTGTGCGATAGCTTAGACATACCCCCCATATTTCCTTGAAACATGTGTTGGCTCACCGTTGTACATTGGTGGCTATGTTATTATGCATTTCTGGTGAGATACTGCCGTTTATCATTTATTTCCTAATTTTTGTATTAATTGTCAGGCGAGCGGCCTACGTGATACCTATGTACTACTGCAACTAGTGACTTTGGACAAAATCAGGATGGAGCTCGTGGCCCATCAACTGGATAGGACCGAGTATTGAATGAACTGTACTTAATCCATAGCGAATGCCCATAGTAAATAAACAGTGAAAAAGCGTACCTGGCGGCTATTCTCGGATTGATATCCGGACCTTAAATCCACTTGCAAAGGCGGTGACGGGACCCTTGCCGACTTTCTGGAATTGGCGGTCTGTCATTGGTGGACCTGGCGCCTTATCGGACTCACCGCCTCCGATAGCGCGAAGTGGTTCGTGTGaatgattttcttcttccccgaaTGACTCTTTTTCCCCCCTCGCCCCCTCGCTCACTCCACGAACTCTTCTCGAGAGGTGCTGCCTTTGCCATCTTCTCACGCTCGCTCTCCGGCCATGTCCAGCTCCATTCCTGGCAATCGGGACCTTCCTCCCTCTCAGTATGACCTGAGTACATACTGGGGCCGTGTGCGACACTCGGCTGACATCGCCGATCCGAGGTATGGTCCCTCCGACTCTTCATGACTGAGAGCCCTGTCTGGCGGCATCCAGCATGATGTTGTTCATGCGCCGGCTTTACTTTGACTAATATTCACTAGGATGTTGTTCGTCTCCTCGTCGGGGCTGGAGAGTGCGAAGCAGCTTATTTCCTCGTATAAGCAGAGCCACATTCCCGCAATGACACCCGAGTTGTGGCGTGCGAAGAAGGTGGTCGATTCCACTCTGCACCCAGGTCCGTTGCCAGTGTGATATATCTTGAATACGTCTAATCAATCTCCTTAGACACCGGCGAAcctgttttccttcctttccgcATGTCCTGCTACGTTATGACCAACCTCGTCGTGACGGCTGGCATGCTTACGCCCGGGCTGCAGGTATGGACCCTTGTGTGACGTATAGCAATATCGTCGGCTAATATGGACTTGTCAGACCACTGGTACACTTCTTTGGCAGATTGCAAACCAGTCGCTTAACGTCGCCGTCAACAGCGCAAATGCGAACAAGTCCACCCCTTTGTCCTACTCTCAGATGGCCAAGTCATACCTGATGGCAGTGTCGGCATCGTGCTCGGTGGCACTGGGTCTGAATGCTCTCGTGCCCCGTCTGAAGGGTTTGTCGCCCAGCACTAAGCTCATGCTCGGACGACTGGTGCCTTTCGCCGCTGTGTCCAGTGCCAGTGCCCTGAACGTGTTCCTTATGCGTGGTGAGGAGATTCGCCAGGGTATCGACGTCTACCCTGTTTTGTcggaggctgagaagaagaagcgggagGAGACTGGCGAGCCGATCCAGAGCTTGGGTAAGAGCAAGAAGGCGGCCACCATTGCTGTGGGTGAGACTGCGGTCAGCCGTGTGCTGAACGCGACCCCAATCATGGTCGTGCCGCCGTTGGTTCTGCTCCggctggagaagacggcTTGGCTCCAGGCTCGGCCCCGTATGGTGCTTCCACTGAACCTGGGATTGATCTTTGCTACGTCCCTGTTTGCCCTGCCATTGGCGCTGGGAGCCTTCCCGCAGCGCCAGGCCATCAGTGCGCAATCTTTGGAGGAGGAGTTCTGGCAGAAGGGTGGCAAGGACGGGATGGTCGAGTTCAACCGGGGGATGTAAAGCTTTCTCGTTCTGTTTTGCATGGGTGACATTTGGGACACAgctttgtttgctttcttttcttccgttTCTATTACCCTTTTGATGTTGGCGCATCATGGACAGAAAAGGTTCAGTCCGTATATACCGGCTATGGATAGATTACATAGATATATCACTTTCTCAATGAACGGCTTATAGACAACTACTCTGATGTCTACTTCGCAAACTCATCAATATATCTTCCGTCTCTCCAACGCAGAAGCTCCCCAGTTACGTAGGTATCCAATTACAGTAATCTCATTGCAGTAAAGTCTAGACCACGAAGCAATCCAAGCTACGTAGCGTACTTCTTCCAATTAGAGCTCTTTCCAATCGTGACCAGAATTCAGTACATTGGTAATGTAGACCGAAGAAACAACTAGCTTACATCCCATCCGCCAACACAACCCTTCATCCTCACTCCTCTACCACAATACTGAATATTATCTGATATTTCCAATTCAGGGCCCAAGAATATACAATAAAATGTATATCACCAATAGCAATTCCAAGTTCAACACCCTCTCATCAAAGCAAATTAGGAACAGATTCCAATGAACGTGACTCGACCAGCATTATGCATATACTATAACCACGACACTTGCTGAAAACTATGTTAGCTTGGTTGTATGCATTTCTTAATCCACGATCCTTTCAATATCCTGCGAGGCGTTCCAAGCGTAGCTCATACACGGTTTAGACAGTCCACGAATACCAACTGCAGTTCAAGTTGGCcaatatatatgtatcacTACGACACTATTTTTTCTCCAATTAAAATCCAAAAACACCAATATAGTAATTAAACAACTATACATTCACCCCctaaataatattatatattcCAAGACCACACCCCAAAAGTGTTATACAAATTGTCCCAAAACCAGGTGAGACATCGTGACTCAACCCTAAATGACTCACCCATCTCATTGCCAACCCCCATAaaaccaccatcatcactttGACCCTTGAAATCCAATCCAGAATAGCAATCCACAGACTTGATATACATAACTGTCCagaaatgatatccttccaAACCACCCGCCTCGATATCCGACCGCTTGCCCTCTCCGACGcggaggatgtctttgagaTGCGTCGGGACCCGGAGGTTGCGAGATGGGGGTGAgattctatttttcttcctttttctcttttcttttttcctgcTTATATTGGGTTTGTTTTATGGATATTAGATTCTTGTATTTGTTAATATGGTGTTTGTTTAATGCTAATTGGTGAATAGGTCAAAGGGGACACCTGATATGACTATTTCTCAGACGATAGATTGGATGTTATCGTCTTGCGTTCTGGCGTCtgatgataatgatactACGATTTCCCAGGAAAGGCAGCCGAAAATCATATTCGCTATTCGGGAACTACAGCCTAGTACTACGTTTCCTGAGCCGAAGGTGATCGGGACGATGGGGATCAGGCGGCTGGCGACGCCTTTGTGTCCGGCAGGGTCGAATCGGGTGCGATGGGAGTTAGGGTATGGATTTCATGCTGGTGCTTGGGGGAAGGGGTATGCGACTGAGGCTGTGAAGGGGGCATTGGGTCATTTTGGGGAGATTAAGCAGATTTTAGAGGGGCAGGGGACAGGGGATGAGGCTGTAATTGTTGCGGATGGGTTGTGGGCTGCTACTGCGGAGGGCAATTTGGGGAGTCAGGCTGTGCTGAGGAAGtgtgggtttgggtttgttggggAGTTTGTAGATGAGCttgggagaaagaatttAGATTTTCAGGTATTGGTTTGAATATATGTTTCGTGATTGATAGATGTACATATCGCAGGACGGTCTGCGAaggttatatatatgtatacTGTACCTGTGTAGATGTTATGTATATGGTTAGTTTAGGTGAAGAATGGGCGGTTTTTTTGCTTTGAGGACGGATTCGAATTTTTGCGCGAGATCTAACAGTTCCTGGTCTTTCCAGGGTTGGCCCATCAGTTCGATGCCGATGGGGATGCCCAGGGGTGCGGAGGGCGTCTCGGGACTGAATCCTGCTATATG from Aspergillus oryzae RIB40 DNA, chromosome 1 encodes the following:
- a CDS encoding uncharacterized protein (predicted protein); the encoded protein is MQSVSDIPKMIDLNVRRIKPAVERHWFQRQGTAVSLSVDRLAPSFNLSTIYLLAGFAPLWPSQVVSIVLCPSPSMRRTITLRDQRSGWRRIETNNRQFKA
- a CDS encoding PHD finger domain protein (predicted protein), giving the protein MKLTDLFSFSFSHGEPQTPTRTPPTTVFDDSAFQTPKLESSFFDPRVTWDTSDPYASSPEFLRTPQKFGLSTPLNNPLRLPNTGAESDNGRNLKESEQETDTAKRIRAIKPNGNFEEEGPRTVESTKSAASMQTPPPSSASRRKVTGLENVSGTGRRPSASSAIGGHLETPSRLMGASPRLFGDLQTSPDPFQLAGIDASASPFFPQQRLFWDHDLEPQGGDLGLSGSSTDFFDSHTTDSFHMNPAFSQAPHIPQLPSIEGTLDLPEFNTNTYAFTSAAPTDAALFPAPFSTSPRMPIHKAEDPAMFLSSPARRFGGPQPTPDKRLFSRSGRQPYHHQTEESKREQLRRTQSVHQKLPTYVDDDDDDFTPRQARPTLTRSLTQSAISAQRPGFGGMMSSSCGIRKSPSKRSSPTKPQRQPLQRSNSVAAGLPRRSQSVVLRIGRDGRAKAEMQPVTEAPTGLSDPLTGMDLDGSTTESEYDSTEVSEYPTVSSRNPSITFSDSGSRPHSKGSYTSTAASSQSGRASPWNGSSRGLARRPTYRQGLDDWKRTPKRQSMIIPSDMAYRSASSIPAPLADSEEESGDAQHALRKVLQERGRIPRSHTVNFGSRVNRSSRSLAHLRSSPPRFGAELDLNLQAPNTSPTTMTDPDLATPSTDRYSNPSNGTRCICNSMDNGGHLMIQWYLPPSRSLATKPMY
- a CDS encoding sideroflexin family transporter (sideroflexin) is translated as MSSSIPGNRDLPPSQYDLSTYWGRVRHSADIADPRMLFVSSSGLESAKQLISSYKQSHIPAMTPELWRAKKVVDSTLHPDTGEPVFLPFRMSCYVMTNLVVTAGMLTPGLQTTGTLLWQIANQSLNVAVNSANANKSTPLSYSQMAKSYLMAVSASCSVALGLNALVPRLKGLSPSTKLMLGRLVPFAAVSSASALNVFLMRGEEIRQGIDVYPVLSEAEKKKREETGEPIQSLGKSKKAATIAVGETAVSRVLNATPIMVVPPLVLLRLEKTAWLQARPRMVLPLNLGLIFATSLFALPLALGAFPQRQAISAQSLEEEFWQKGGKDGMVEFNRGM